The Bactrocera dorsalis isolate Fly_Bdor chromosome 3, ASM2337382v1, whole genome shotgun sequence genomic interval TAGtacaaattgagatatctcgatgaaacatAGTACGCGTGTTCCTTGGTAAAAATGGAGCgtaaatgggcgtaatcggaccactgccgcgcccacaaaacgccattaaacgaAAACCAATTGAGAGCCATAACTAAGCAGTAAATTAAGGTATGAAACTTATTTGgtacaggggatcgcagtagcaagatgcacccaaaattttgaaaaattggcgTGACCCCAccctctaataggtttaatgtatatacatatctcccaAATCATCAAAGCTACAATAACTAAACTCGCCTAGGGCAAaggaacttctaccgacagtgtgaaaatatatttgagttatctcaatgaaaatgacaaAGTGTGTTTTAATCAGAACAGTGTGTCTTtttgcctaaaataaataaaattgggcaaaatatcaggattttcgaacatccgacttAACTCCatgtgattggtgattgtacgtgtggtaccttaatgaaacccgtGGTTGACATTTCGCACCTTAAAGGATTCCCttgactttgattcttgcaagttgcatgagtattaaatgttcggttgcacccgaacttagcgcttGCCTACTGGATTAAATTCCAATGATGtgaaacctcaaaatttattccgtcgagcaaaaaatttaattttcaaaacatttgcgTTTTCATAATGTAAGGAAATCGATAACAATTCGTATGtcagtatttgttgtttttttatttctttttttttttgtttttttttatttcttttttttttatttctttttttattttttttatttttgttttttttttcttttttttgtttctttgtttatttttctatttttttatggtttttgttttttggtattttgtatTTCTGCGCTGTGTTAAATAGTTGCTAATGTCAGCGATGACAGCACTTGCTGTCCAAAATGCCGTCATCACATTTGAATTTGTGTCGCGCCCACATTTTCAAGctcccatatatgtatgtatgtatgaacaataaaccaaaaattgtaaaatttttgaaaaacaagcCGTACTggtattgtttgtttttattgctttattttagcgttcaattaaaaatgtaaaaaattaggAAACATTAAGTAGAGAATGCCTGCGATGGAGTCTGCTAAGCGACGGCAAGgaaattaacatacatacatatgtatgtattaattagTCGATAAATAAGCTTACAGCAGtaacatacttatatgcatacacacatgtatggtctaaaaaaacaataataaaaatgtttgtaaatacaatataattttaaaaatattttttttatttttttttattttttttttattttataatttatatatattaatagattaattatatgtaatcagatattaataatttaaaaatgcatacataaaaCAAAGCTTACTGCATTAGGGTGGGCATACATTGCCGCCGTAGaattatacaaacaaaaaaatcttattttggtGTTTTCGATTTTGTACTCATAATgcataatgtatgtatgtactacagtATATGGCTAAGTACATAAGTGTATTTACACAACAACGCCATGTGGTGTCGCTGACTGACTATTCCGCAATTGATGGAAATAGGAGTAGACGAGATATGAGCAGTAGCCGAAAATCACTGAAAACGAGAAGagacatttaaaattattgtctgTTCGACTATACATATTACGTTTCTTAATATATTTACCCAAAGCCAGTATATATTCGAATAGTATGAGAAATACATTGTCGAAGAAAGCAGCTGCGCGATAATCGCCATAATTGAAAATCACACCCAAAACTGCGATGGGCCAATGTATGAAGAACAGCACGGCGACAACAAGCCAAGCCAAGACCAGCCAAGCGTTGctctgtaaaaaatattatcagaAATTAGAAAACCCGCTTTTGGTTTATACTCATTGCTAGAAAATATATA includes:
- the LOC105229950 gene encoding uncharacterized protein LOC105229950, whose amino-acid sequence is MAKYVTDKALFNVSLRNACLGISIFFLVMLVLGVIARPSYLHSSSSLVGFIIELLANLALLFGVLWSNAWLVLAWLVVAVLFFIHWPIAVLGVIFNYGDYRAAAFFDNVFLILFEYILALVIFGYCSYLVYSYFHQLRNSQSATPHGVVV